The region CCCGGCCGTTCGGCCGGGTTTGGCGGGAGCCTGATGACAGTGCGATAATGGCCGTTTGCGCGCGAGCGCAAGCGGCCATTCCTTTTCTGGCGCGGTTCTTTCTGCCGGCGGCAAGCCGGTCGCGTCCCTCCCGAGGTTTTTCACGATGCGCGTCTTTAACTTCTCCGCCGGCCCGGCGGCGCTCCCCGAGGAAGTGCTGCGGCAGGCCGCAGACGAAATGCTCGACTGGCACGGCAGCGGCATGAGCGTGATGGAGATGAGCCATCGCGGCAAGGAATTCATGTCGATCCACGAGGCGGCGCTGGCCGACCTGCGCGAGCTGCTCGACGTGCCGGCCAGCCACCGGATTCTGTTCCTGCAGGGCGGGGGCATCGCCGAGAACGCGATCGTGCCGATGAACTTGCTCGGCACGCGCAAGACCGCCGACTTCGTCGTGACGGGTTCGTGGTCGCAGAAGTCGTTCAACGAAGCGAAGCGGTACGGTACGCCGCATCTGGCCGCGTCCGGCAAGACGGCCGACGGCTTCACGCGCGCGCCGGCCCGCGACGAATGGCAACTGTCGGACGATCCGGCCTACGTGCACCTGTGCACGAACGAGACGATCGACGGCGTCGAGACGTTCGAGATTCCCGATCTCGGCGACGTGCCGCTCGTCGCGGACGTGTCGTCGCATATCCTGTCGCGCCCGATGGACGTCGCAAAGTACGGCGTGCTGTTCGGCGGCGCGCAGAAAAACATCGGGATGGCAGGCGTGACGGTCGTGATCGTCCGCGAGGATCTGCTCGATCGCGCGCTGTCGATCTGTCCGTCCGCATTCGAATGGAAAACCGTCGCCGAGAACAACTCGCTGTACAACACGCCGCCCACATATGCGATCTACATCGCCGGCCTCGTGTTCCAGTGGCTGAAGCGGCAGGGCGGCCTCGCCGCGATCGAGGCGCGCAATATCGAGAAAGCGAAGCTGCTCTACGACACGATCGATGCGAGCAGCTTCTATCTGAACAAGGTCGAGCCGGCGGTGCGTTCGCGCATGAACGTGCCGTTTTTCCTGGCCGACGAAACGCGCAATGAAGACTTCCTTGCCGGCGCAAAGGCGCGCGGGCTGCTGCAGCTGAAGGGCCACAAGTCCGTCGGCGGCATGCGGGCGTCGATCTACAACGCGGTGCCGCTCGAGGGCGTGCAAGCGCTCGTCGAGTACATGAAGGACTTCGAGCAGCGCGGCGCCTGACGGCGGCGCTGTTCAAACAGCACGGCAAAACGCATGGACGACGAACTGAATTCCCGCCTGAAACCGCTGCGCGACCGCATCGATGCGATCGACGCGCAACTGATTGCGCTCCTCAACCAGCGCGCCGCGGTGGCGCTCGAGGTGGGCGAGGTCAAGAAGCATTTCAACGCGCCGGTGTTCCGGCCGGAGCGCGAGCTGCAGGTGATCGCGCGCCTGCAGGACATGAGCGCGGGGCCGCTCGCGGGCGAGCACATCAGCGCGATCTGGCGCGAGATCATGGCCGCGAGCCGGGCGCTCGAGCAGACGATCCACGTCGCATTCCTCGGGCCGGTCGGCACGTACAGCGAACAGGCGATGTTCGAGTATTTCGGCCAGTCGATCGAAGGGCTGCCGTGTCCGTCGATCGATGAGGTGTTCCGCTCGGTCGAGGCTGGCGCGTGCGCGTTCGGCATCGCGCCGGTCGAGAATTCGACCGAAGGCGCGGTGTCGCGCACGCTCGATCTGCTGCTGCAGACGCAGCTGCTGATCAGCGGCGAACTCGCACTACCCATCCATCACAACCTGCTCACGCAGAGCGGCACGCTCGACGGCGTCACGCGCGTATGCGCGCATGCGCAGGCGCTCGCGCAATGCCAGCAGTGGCTCGCCGCGAACGCGCCGCAGCTCGAGAGGCAAGCGGTCGCGAGCAATGCGGAGGCCGCGCGCCTCGCGGCGGCGGATCCGGGCGTGGCGGCGATTGCCGGCGATCGCGCGGCCGCGCACTACGGGCTGCAGATCGCGTTCTCGCTGATCCAGGACGATCCGCACAATCGCACGCGTTTCGTCATCGTCGGCAAGCAGCCGGCGGGGCAAAGCGGTCACGACCAGACGTCGCTGATCGTGTCGGTGAAGAACGAGCCGGGCGCCGTGTTCAAGCTGCTCGAGCCGCTCGCGCGGCACGGCGTGTCGATGACGCGCTTCGAGTCGCGTCCGGCGCGGGTCGGCACGTGGGAGTATTACTTCTACATCGACATCGAAGGGCACCGGGGCGAGCCGGCCGTGGCCGCCGCGCTCGCGGAGCTTGGTCAGAAGGCCGCGTTCCTGAAGATACTCGGATCGTATCCGCGCGCGCGCTGACGCGCGGCGGCCCGTCGCGTGCCGTGCGAACGCGGCGGCGCAGCGGGCAGGGCAGGCCTGGCGGCACTGCCGAAGGCGGGTTCGGGCGGTAGCCGGCGCGTGGAGCGCCGGGTGCGCGCCTGTTGCCCGGAATCTGGACTTCCGTGCGCGGGGCATCGTTCCGCGTGCGTCACTTGGCTCATGTCGTGTCAGGCTTTGCATTCAACAAACTGGTCATCTTCGGCGTCGGCCTGATCGGCGGATCGCTGGCGCGCGCGCTGCGCGAGCGTGAGCCGGGCGGCGCGGGTGAAGTCGTCGGCGTCGGCCGTTCGCGGGCGTCGGTCGAGCGTGCGCTCGCGCTCGGCGTGATCGATCGCGCGGCGTCGCTCGACGACGATGCGCAACTGCGCGACGCGCTGGCCGGCGCCGACCTCGTACTGTTGGCCGCCCCCGTCGCACAGACGCACCCGCTGCTCGCACGCATCGCTCCGTCGCTCGACGCCGCGACGATTGTCACCGACGCGGGCAGCACCAAGTCCGACGTCGTCGCGGCCGCGCGCGAGGCGCTCGGCGCACGGATCGCGCAGTTCGTGCCGGGGCATCCGATCGCCGGACGAGAGTCGAGCGGCGTCGAAGCCGCGCTGCCGGATCTGTACGTCGGCCGTAACGTCGTGTTGTGTCCGCTGCCGGAGAACGCACCCGAAACGGTCGAGCGGATCGACGCGATGTGGCGGGCAACCGGCGCCGACGTGCGCACGATGAGCACGGCGCAGCACGACCGCGTATTCGCGTCGATCAGCCATCTGCCGCACGTGCTGTCGTTCGCGCTCGTCGAGCAGATTCTCGGCGAGGCGGATGCCGAGCTGAAATTCTCGTACGCGGCGGGCGGCTTCCGCGACTTCACGCGCATTGCTGCGTCGAGCCCGGAAATGTGGCGCGACGTGTGCGTCGCGAACCGCGCGGCGCTGCTCGACGAACTCGACGGCTACACGCGCGTGCTCGCACGGCTGCGTGCGGCGATCGACGCGGGCGACGGCGCGGCGCTCGAAACCGTGTTCACGCGCTCGCGCGCGGCACGCAAGGCATGGCAGGAGCGCGGCGCGCAGCCCGCTGCCGAGCCGGTCAAGAAATAACAGGACGATTCCCCATGGACTATCTCGATCTCGGCCCGTATTCCAGCGCATCGGGCACCGTGCGCCTGCCTGGCTCGAAGAGCATCTCGAACCGCGTGCTGCTGCTCGCCGCGCTTGCCGAAGGCGACACCACGATCACGAACCTGCTCGATTCCGACGACACGCGCGTGATGCTCGACGCGCTCGGCAAGCTCGGCGTGAAACTCGCGCGCGACGGCGACACCTGTGTCGTCACCGGCACGCGCGGCGCGTTTACCGCGAAGACGGCCGACCTGTTCCTCGGCAACGCGGGCACCGCCGTGCGCCCGCTGACGGCCGCGCTCGCCGTGAACGGTGGCGACTATCGCGTGCACGGCGTGCCGCGCATGCACGAGCGGCCGATCGGCGACCTCGTCGACGGCCTGCGGCAGATCGGCGCGCAGATCGACTACGAGCAGAACGAAGGCTTCCCGCCGCTGCGGATCAAGCCCGCGGCGATTGCAGTCGACGCGCCGATCCGCGTGCGCGGCGACGTGTCGAGCCAGTTCCTCACCGCGCTATTGATGACGCTGCCGCTCGTGAAGGCGAAGGACGGAAAGATCGTCGTCGAAGTCGACGGCGAGTTGATCTCGAAGCCGTACATCGACATCACGATCCGGCTGATGGAGCGCTTCGGCGTGACCGTCGAGCGCGACGGCTGGCAGCGCTTCGTCGTGCCGGCCGGTGTCCGTTACCGTTCGCCGGGCCGCATCATGGTCGAAGGCGATGCGTCGTCGGCGTCGTACTTCCTCGCGGCCGGCGCGCTCGGCGGCGGCCCGCTGCGCGTCGAGGGCGTGGGACGCGCGAGCATTCAGGGTGACGTGGGCTTCGCGAACGCGCTGATGCAAATGGGCGCGAACGTGACGATGGGCGACGACTGGATCGAAGTGCGCGGCATCGGCCACGACCACGGCAAGCTCGAGCCGATCGACATGGACTTCAACCTGATTCCCGATGCCGCGATGACGATCGCGGTTGCGGCGCTGTTCGCGAGCGGCGCGAGCACGCTGCGCAACATCGCGAGCTGGCGCGTGAAGGAAACCGACCGTATCGCCGCGATGGCGACCGAGCTGCGCAAGGTCGGTGCGATCGTCGAGGAAGGCTCCGACTATCTGGTCGTCACGCCGCCGCAGCGGCTCACGCCGAACGCTGCGATCGACACGTACGACGATCACCGGATGGCGATGTGCTTCTCGCTCGTCAGCCTGGGCGGCGTGCCCGTGCGGATCAACGACCCGAAGTGCGTCGGCAAGACGTTCCCCGACTATTTCGACCGCTTCGCCGCGCTCGCCAAAGCCTGACCCGACCGTACCCGATGAAATCGACACGACCCTTTCACCCGACCCCCGTTATCACGATCGACGGCCCGACCGCCTCCGGCAAGGGCACTGTCGCCGCGCTCGTCGCCGCGCACCTCGGCTTCCACCTGCTCGACAGCGGGGCGCTGTACCGGCTCGCCGCGCTTGCAAGCGTGCGCTACGGCATCGCAGCGGAGGACATCGACGCGCTCGTGAAGCTGATCGACGATCTTCACATCACGTTTCGCGAGGGCTGCGCGCAGCTCGACGGGGTCGACGTGTCGAACGACATTCGTGCGGAAGCGGTCGGCAACCGCGCGTCGGCGATTGCCGTGCACGGGCCGGTGCGCGCCGCGCTGGTCGCGCGCCAGCGGGCGTTTCGCAAGACGCCGGGCCTCGTCGCGGACGGGCGCGACATGGGCACCGTAATCTTCCCGGATGCCGTGCTGAAGGTGTTCCTGACGGCCAGCGCGGAGGCGCGCGCGGCCAGACGGCATAAGCAATTGATGCAAAAAGGTTTTTCTGCTAATATAGCTGACTTGCTCCGGGATTTGCGCGAACGGGACGCGCGCGATAGCAATCGCGCGGCCGCGCCGCTGAAGCCCGCGGCAGATGCCAAGCTGCTCGATACGTCGGCGCTGTCGGTCGATGAAGCCGTCGACGAGGTGCTGCAGTGGTACCGGGCGCTCGGCCAGCCAGCCTGACAAGGCGGGCGTCAGTAGGTGCTCCGCGCGTAAGTGCGGAGCGTGTTTCGAACCCTTAACCCCGTGTGGCTTCGATCTGGCCCTTTCAGCCTGCCATTCCGGCCGGCGTGGCACAGCGAACCATGCACAATCAGATTTTTATGTCCGACCTGCAAACCTCCACCCCGAATACCGAATCCTTTGCGGCTCTGTTCGAAGAGTCGCTGACCCGCCAAGACATGCGCGCCGGCGAAGTGATCTCCGCCGAAGTCGTGCGCGTCGACCACAACTTCGTGGTCGTCAATGCAGGCCTGAAGTCCGAGGCTTACATTCCGATCGAGGAATTCCTGAACGATCAGGGCGAGGTTGAGGTGCAGGCGGGCGATTTCGTGTCCGTCGCGATCGACGCACTCGAAAACGGCTACGGCGACACGATCCTGTCGCGCGACAAGGCAAAGCGCCTTGCATCGTGGCTGTCGCTGGAAAAGGCCCTCGACAACAACGAACTCGTCACCGGCACGATCACCGGCAAGGTGAAGGGCGGCATGACCGTGATGGTCAACGGCATCCGCGCGTTCCTGCCGGGTTCGCTGGTCGACACGCGTCCGGTCAAGGACACGACCCCGTACGAAGGCAAGACGCTCGAGTTCCGCGTGATCAAGCTCGATCGCAAGCGTAACAACGTCGTGCTGTCGCGTCGTGCAGTGATCGAGGCAACGCAAGGCGAAGAGCGCGCGAAGCTGCTCGAGACGCTGAAGGAAGGCGCGATCGTCAACGGCGTGGTCAAGAACATCACCGACTACGGCGCGTTCGTCGACCTCGGCGGCATCGACGGCCTGCTGCACATCACCGACATCGCATGGCGCCGTGTGCGTCACCCGAGCGAAGTCCTGTCGGTTGGCCAGGAAGTCACCGCGAAGATCCTCAAGTTCGACCAAGAGAAGAACCGCGTCTCGCTCGGCATCAAGCAACTGGGCGACGATCCGTGGGAAGGCATCTCGCGCCGTTACCCGTCGGGCACGCGCCTGTTCGGCAAGGTCACGAACATCACCGACTACGGCGCATTCGTCGAAGTGGAATCGGGCATCGAAGGCCTCGTCCACGTGTCGGAAATGGACTGGACCAACAAGAACGTTGCACCGTCGAAGGTTGTGCAACTGGGCGACGAAGTCGAAGTCATGGTCCTCGAGATCGACGAAGACCGCCGTCGTATCAGCCTCGGCATGAAGCAGTGCAAGCCGAATCCGTGGGATGACTTCAGCCGCAACTTCAAGAAGGGCGACAAGATCACGGGCGCAATCAAGTCGATCACCGACTTCGGCGTGTTCATCGGTCTGCCGGGCGGCATCGACGGCCTGGTCCACCTGTCGGACCTGTCGTGGAGCGAAGCCGGCGAAGAAGCTGTTCGCAAGTACAAGAAGGGCGACGAAGTCGAAGCGATCGTGCTCGGCATCGACGTCGAGAAGGAGCGCATTTCGCTCGGCATCAAGCAGCTCGAAGGCGACCCGTTCAGCAACTACGTTGCAATGAACGACAAGGGCTCGATCGTCGACGGCGTGGTGAAGTCGGTCGATGCGAAGGGCGCTGTCATTACGCTGACGGGCGACGTCGAAGGCTACCTGCGTGCATCGGAAATCTCGCAGGATCGCGTCGAAGACGCACGCAACGTG is a window of Burkholderia latens DNA encoding:
- the serC gene encoding 3-phosphoserine/phosphohydroxythreonine transaminase, producing the protein MRVFNFSAGPAALPEEVLRQAADEMLDWHGSGMSVMEMSHRGKEFMSIHEAALADLRELLDVPASHRILFLQGGGIAENAIVPMNLLGTRKTADFVVTGSWSQKSFNEAKRYGTPHLAASGKTADGFTRAPARDEWQLSDDPAYVHLCTNETIDGVETFEIPDLGDVPLVADVSSHILSRPMDVAKYGVLFGGAQKNIGMAGVTVVIVREDLLDRALSICPSAFEWKTVAENNSLYNTPPTYAIYIAGLVFQWLKRQGGLAAIEARNIEKAKLLYDTIDASSFYLNKVEPAVRSRMNVPFFLADETRNEDFLAGAKARGLLQLKGHKSVGGMRASIYNAVPLEGVQALVEYMKDFEQRGA
- the pheA gene encoding prephenate dehydratase; amino-acid sequence: MDDELNSRLKPLRDRIDAIDAQLIALLNQRAAVALEVGEVKKHFNAPVFRPERELQVIARLQDMSAGPLAGEHISAIWREIMAASRALEQTIHVAFLGPVGTYSEQAMFEYFGQSIEGLPCPSIDEVFRSVEAGACAFGIAPVENSTEGAVSRTLDLLLQTQLLISGELALPIHHNLLTQSGTLDGVTRVCAHAQALAQCQQWLAANAPQLERQAVASNAEAARLAAADPGVAAIAGDRAAAHYGLQIAFSLIQDDPHNRTRFVIVGKQPAGQSGHDQTSLIVSVKNEPGAVFKLLEPLARHGVSMTRFESRPARVGTWEYYFYIDIEGHRGEPAVAAALAELGQKAAFLKILGSYPRAR
- a CDS encoding prephenate dehydrogenase/arogenate dehydrogenase family protein translates to MSGFAFNKLVIFGVGLIGGSLARALREREPGGAGEVVGVGRSRASVERALALGVIDRAASLDDDAQLRDALAGADLVLLAAPVAQTHPLLARIAPSLDAATIVTDAGSTKSDVVAAAREALGARIAQFVPGHPIAGRESSGVEAALPDLYVGRNVVLCPLPENAPETVERIDAMWRATGADVRTMSTAQHDRVFASISHLPHVLSFALVEQILGEADAELKFSYAAGGFRDFTRIAASSPEMWRDVCVANRAALLDELDGYTRVLARLRAAIDAGDGAALETVFTRSRAARKAWQERGAQPAAEPVKK
- the aroA gene encoding 3-phosphoshikimate 1-carboxyvinyltransferase is translated as MDYLDLGPYSSASGTVRLPGSKSISNRVLLLAALAEGDTTITNLLDSDDTRVMLDALGKLGVKLARDGDTCVVTGTRGAFTAKTADLFLGNAGTAVRPLTAALAVNGGDYRVHGVPRMHERPIGDLVDGLRQIGAQIDYEQNEGFPPLRIKPAAIAVDAPIRVRGDVSSQFLTALLMTLPLVKAKDGKIVVEVDGELISKPYIDITIRLMERFGVTVERDGWQRFVVPAGVRYRSPGRIMVEGDASSASYFLAAGALGGGPLRVEGVGRASIQGDVGFANALMQMGANVTMGDDWIEVRGIGHDHGKLEPIDMDFNLIPDAAMTIAVAALFASGASTLRNIASWRVKETDRIAAMATELRKVGAIVEEGSDYLVVTPPQRLTPNAAIDTYDDHRMAMCFSLVSLGGVPVRINDPKCVGKTFPDYFDRFAALAKA
- the cmk gene encoding (d)CMP kinase — protein: MKSTRPFHPTPVITIDGPTASGKGTVAALVAAHLGFHLLDSGALYRLAALASVRYGIAAEDIDALVKLIDDLHITFREGCAQLDGVDVSNDIRAEAVGNRASAIAVHGPVRAALVARQRAFRKTPGLVADGRDMGTVIFPDAVLKVFLTASAEARAARRHKQLMQKGFSANIADLLRDLRERDARDSNRAAAPLKPAADAKLLDTSALSVDEAVDEVLQWYRALGQPA
- the rpsA gene encoding 30S ribosomal protein S1 translates to MSDLQTSTPNTESFAALFEESLTRQDMRAGEVISAEVVRVDHNFVVVNAGLKSEAYIPIEEFLNDQGEVEVQAGDFVSVAIDALENGYGDTILSRDKAKRLASWLSLEKALDNNELVTGTITGKVKGGMTVMVNGIRAFLPGSLVDTRPVKDTTPYEGKTLEFRVIKLDRKRNNVVLSRRAVIEATQGEERAKLLETLKEGAIVNGVVKNITDYGAFVDLGGIDGLLHITDIAWRRVRHPSEVLSVGQEVTAKILKFDQEKNRVSLGIKQLGDDPWEGISRRYPSGTRLFGKVTNITDYGAFVEVESGIEGLVHVSEMDWTNKNVAPSKVVQLGDEVEVMVLEIDEDRRRISLGMKQCKPNPWDDFSRNFKKGDKITGAIKSITDFGVFIGLPGGIDGLVHLSDLSWSEAGEEAVRKYKKGDEVEAIVLGIDVEKERISLGIKQLEGDPFSNYVAMNDKGSIVDGVVKSVDAKGAVITLTGDVEGYLRASEISQDRVEDARNVLKEGDKVNAMVINIDRKSRGINLSIKAKDSAEQQEAIRGLQSDSSAAATGTTNLGALLKAKLDGQNQ